ACATCCCGCCGAGCCTGAACTTGTCTTAGAGGCGTTCCTATACTGGTACTCGGTTCACGAGAAATGCTTGATTTCACAAAACTTAGCAAAAGCAATTTTCTTTCTAAGAGCATGTATTATAGAAGATAGCAGCTACGAGCAAGACGCAAACTCTAGCGCCTTTCAATGGGAGTACACTAACTATCTGTTGGACGCATTCGCAGCGCTAGTTCAGAACAATACCTTGGCAGGGGGAAAGTACCGTGAACAACAGACTAACAATGCAAGCATGCCCCGAAAATACAAGCCTGTATTGAAGCTTATTATTCAGATAATGAAAAAACATAAAGCAAATAACATGCAGCATGGTCGGCACCAACGAAACGGATGGTTCAAAGCAGAGCTAAAGAGAGAACTATCACGTGCGTTTACTGAAGAAGGGTTTGATCCGGAAGGCCAAAAAAGTGGTTCAACTATGGATGACAAAACGTTAAGTGCTTTTATCTACAATTTCGATAAGCTTTATGAATACAACGAAAAGACCAAACGATGGAAAAAAACCAAATTTAAATCCGCTTATTTTTCAGGGCTTTAACATATAATCTTATGGGCTAGCGCGGCTACCCTAATTTTTTATCCCGACTGACACGCAATTATGTCTCCTGAATTTTTTATAAATAAAAGGAGACATTATGTTACCTATCGATTCTCGCTTTATTCGCAAACCAGAAGTACTGAAACGCCTCGGCATAAGCCACGCCACACTTCACCGTCACATCAATAACGGTACATTCGTTACACCAATTTCACTTGGCGCACGTGCGGTTGGGTTCCTAGAGCACGAGGTTGATGCCATCATCATCGCCAGAATGCAGCAGCAAGATATAGTCGCTGTAGTACAAGACCTCCTAAAGAAACGCAACGGGGAGGGCTAAATATGACCTCTAGTTTGGGAAATACATCAACAGCCGTCATTCTCTACGACTACCTTGGCCAATTACCTGGTTTAGCATCGAAGTCTTTAGTAATTGGTGAACTCGTTGATTTAAAGGTCCTGCATAAGGATAAGTATGGGCAATACTTACCGACACCTGACTACAGCCACTTTTTTGTCGATCCGGATGACATCTACCTAATGCTTAATGAAGATGGAGTCCAACTAATCGCTCACCTCTATCTAAATCAGCGCCTACCTATGGATGACAACTGGATTGCACAGAAGCTATCTGCTTACGATGATCCATCGAACTACTTAAAAGAGACAATTGCTATTGAACTCCTATCAAAACGCATAGAACAGCTACAAGGTCAAAGTAGGCAGAGATTGCGTCCATCAATGTTAGGAGGCTGCAAATGTTCGACATGCTAGAAGCTATGCGATCAGCAGGCTTAGAAGTGAAGCACCTAAACCTAGACGGTGAAATCCACCGTGTCCCAACGGTATCTAAACCTAACAGTCTCAACGGCTGGTACACGGCTATCAATAATGAACTCATCGTCTTTGGCGACTGGGAGTCTAATACAAAAACGGTTTTAAGCTCAAGAGCAACCCCCTATTCACCAGAAATACAGTTTAAAATCACACGTGAAATTGAGCTAAAAAAGCAAGAAATCAGGAGAAAACAGCACAATGCAGCCATTGATGCACAACAAATCTATAAACAAAGCCTTAAAGTAGACAAGCACCCTTATCTAGACGCAAAAGGTTTAGTCCCCTACCCCAATATTTTGTGTTCTGCAGGAAAGTTAGCCATACCAGTTTTTGAACTTTCCAAAGAGCAAGCAAGGATAGGAAATCTACAACTCATTGATTATAAAGGACATAAACGATTTCTTCCGGGTGGGAGAATCAAGGGATTCTGTTATTCCTACGGATTAAGTAATGTGGACTCCTGTAGAGCCATTTACGTGTGTGAAGGTGTTGCTACAGCACTCAGCTTACATATGAATAACCGTAACATTGCAGTTGCTGCTGCATTAACTGCAAACAATTTGGATTCAGTGACTAAAACTATCGTTTCATTATTTCCTTCAACTCAAGTCATCATTGCTGGTGATGATGATTGGCTAACCGAACAAAAAACTGGGAAAAATCCGGGAAAGCATGCCGCGATTGAAGCCGCTATGAAGTACAACGTTAATGTGTCCTTCCCTCCGTTTGACGCCAGCGATAAGAAACTGGGGTTGACCGATTGGAACGATTATTATCTAACTGTTTCTGGGAGTAGAGAGCATGTCAGAACCGATTAACGTAGTTGAACTAGTTTCACAACCTCCTAGTAGCGGTATCAGTGTAAAGCCGTTTTCTTGGCAATACGGTACGGAAGGCTACAACGTCGAGTTAGATTACTTACTCGAAGGCATCCTCCCTGCTAAATCTTTTGGTGTGGTTTATGGACCCAGTGGCTCTTACAAGTCCTTTCTAGTCATGAGCTGGTGCGCTCATATTTCATCGGGGATGGATTGGGACGGAAAAAAAACCAAACGCTCGGGGGTTCTTTATGTTGTTGCAGAGGGTGGGATCGGCGCTCCACGCAGAGTAAAAGCATTCGAGAAAGCCTATCTTAACGGGCGGAAACTCGATAACTTCTTCGTCGTAAACGAGCCTGTTCATATATCAAGCATCCACTCAGAACAAATGCTTGAAGCCACTATCGAAGATATTGAAAAAAAATGTTCCACTAAAATCGAGCTGGTGGTATTCGACACCTTGGCTCGCTGCTTCAATGGTGCTGATGAAAATAGCACTAAAGACATGAACTACTTTGTGGCGGGTTGTGACACTCTCAAAGCAAACAAAGGGGTTACGGTGTTGGTAGTTCATCACAGTGGTAAAAATGAAGCGAATGCAGCACGTGGTAGCTCAGCACTCAGGGCTGCTTGTGATTTTGAATACAAAGTCACGAGACCAGATAGCTCAAGTGAAGGGGAACCCACCTTAATACTAAAATGTGAAAAAATGAAGGATGACGAACCCCTTCCAGAACGCGCATATAGTCTTAAGCCACAACATGTATTTACCCAAGAGTCAGGCAAATCCGTCTATTCATTGGTAGTGGTGCCAGAGCAGTTTGCTCCGCCACCGAATGTAGATACGTCCAGCGAGATAAAATCCAAAACTCAAACTGCTATTTGGCAATCCATTCGTTCAAGACAGTGCAAGAGCGAGTGCACAACAAAAGATTTGATTCGGGATGATCTCAAGGTCATGGGCATGAAAGTATCTAATTTTTCGAGAGATTTACAATTACTGGTTGAGAACGAACACATAAGAGAGGTCGATGGCCAGTACGTGTGTGTTTCACATCGCTGAGGCAGCTCTTCATCAGGGTTTTCCCTAGGCAAAACCTGATGAAGAGCCATACTCGCGTAAATTTCATGACGAGTGCTTTTTTACGCACTCATTAAGTCCTTGGAACTAAAAGGGAAGATGAATCTATGGCCGATTGGGAAATGCATAGACAAGAATATAAGGTGGCTTTCCAGGAGAGTGGAATTAACCTAAAAGCATGGTGTTCAGCACAAGGAATAAACTATCAAAATGCACGTAAGCACATCAAGGCTAGACAGGTGCAAGCAGGCTGCCCTGCAACTACAAAAACGAAACGGCAAAATGTGATCGAACCACAACCACAAAAAGCGAACCGACGTTCATTTAAAAAAGGCAACCAAAGAGCTCGAAAGCATGGGGCTTATGCTGAACTCCTGGTTGAGGATGACCTCAGAATAGCTCTAGAAGCCAAATCGATTGATGAAGAACTATTGGTTAGTAGAACACGGCTAGTATCCATAATTAAATCAAGAAATCAGCTCGAAGAGACGCTAGAGGACATCGATTCTCATGAGCTTAGGGTTCAGTATGCAGAGATACTACTCAAACTAGTAGATGCCGAAGATCGTACTATTGCGAGGATTGAGTCATTACACTCTACAAGATCAAAACTATCTCGTGATAAGGTCAGTTTATTAAAAGATGAAGCTCAAACAGAGCTAACTCATATCTCTATAGAACAGCGCAAAGCACTTTCCAACATGGACAACAAAGTTACCTATCATATTGAATGGTAGGTGACATATCGGAAAGCAACCGGGTCTCTTCATCAAGATTTCCCTAGGCAAAGCCTTGATGAAGAGCAGTTCCAGACATGAGCTTATACTTGTAATGGAGTTTCCATTTGTACATACCAAGTCAGCTTGAATACCACCCGTCAGCCATTGCCTCAGCTTGTTCGAGAACCAGCTTAATCGCCTCTTCAGCCGCATCTGGTGGATATTTCCATCGACGCAGTAGACGACGTACAAGGTTGCGCATCCGTGCACGCACACTCTCACGTTTCTGCCAATCTACAGTAGCGGACTTACGCAGTTGGTGAGTGAGTTCAATGGCTAGTTGGCGTAGGTTATCGTCGCCTAGGGTTCGCACAGAGGCTTCATTGGTGACTAGTGCACGGTAAAACGCAATTTCATCAGTAGACAGGTTGAGCTTATCCATCATTTCAGCGTCGGCTTGCATCTCTTTCGCCCACTGGATTAGCTCTTCAATTACCTGTGCGGTTTCGATACTACGGTTATGGTATTTACGCAAAGACTCTAAAATTCGATCGGAGTATTTCTTCTCTTGCACCACATCATTTTTCATACGAGCTTTGACTTCATCACGCAGCAGCTTCTCAAGCAGCTCAACGGCGAGGTTCTTCTCTTTCATGTTCTTAACGTCTTCTAAGAACTCTTCAGAGAGCAAGCCAATATTGGGTTTATCTAAGCCAACGGTTTTGAAGATGTCATCGACTCCATCTGCCACAATTGCATTGTTTAGGATTTGGCGCAAAGCAGAATTACGCAATTCATCACTGCGCTTTTTATCAACTGTCGAGTGTTTTAAGAAAGCAGTCTTTATCGCTCCATAAAACGCAATTTCGCTCTTATAGCCGTCCACTTCATCCAAGGTATTACACAGAGAGAAGGCTTTCATAAGCGCTGCCATGACATCAAGAAAACGGCGTTTTCCATCACGAACTTCTTCGCCTTTGCTGTTGCGGTGTGAGAGACCAGATATATGATTCACGGCTCCCGGAAGAAGTTGCAGTGGTTTGGTTTCAAAATCTGGACGATAGTTTAATACTTCACCATCAACGGGAGTCGCAAACATTCCGCGAATCACGTCTATTTTTTCCATGAAGACAGCTAAAGCTTCAGCGGTGTCGACTGTAGGCTGACCTTTCCCTTGACTGTTGGTATAGGTCTTAAGTGCGTTTTTAAGCTCATTGGCAATACCAATATAGTCAACAACCAAACCTCCGGGCTTATCTTTAAACACACGATTCACACGCGCTATCGCCTGCATCAGATTATGGCCTTTCATTGGCTTGTCGATATACATGGTATGACAACAAGGCGCATCAAAACCTGTTAGCCACATATCACGGACAATTACCAATTGCAGTTCATCACTGGCGTCTTTATAGCGTTTCTCGAACAGCTTCTTGGTCTTCTTATCATGAATATGAGGCTGCATTTTGGCTTTGTCGGCGGCACTGCCTGTCATGACAATTTTAATTGCACCTTTGTTTGGATCTTCGCTATGCCATTCGGGTTTGATAGACACAATGGCGTCGTATAAATCCACACAAATCTCGCGACTCATGGCAACAATCATTGCCTTACCCGGAAAGGTTTCACAGCGAGTGGTAAAGTGCTCAACCAGATCTTGGGCAACCTGCTGGATTCTTGGCTCCGCACCAACGAGTTTTTCGAGAGCTGACCACTGTGATTTTATTTTCTCGCGACTTTCCGTTTCTTCGTCTTCGCCAATTTCCTCTTCGACCTGATCGTTAAGCGCTTCGATTTCATCTTGATTAATATCGAGCTTGGCTAAGCGGGATTCGTAGTAAATCGGCACTGTCGCGCCGTCATCGACCGCGTCTTGAATATCGTAGATAGAAACATAATCACCGAAGACACCGCGAGTATCTTTGTCATCTAGTGATATCGGTGTACCCGTAAAACCAATAAAGGCCGCATTTGGTAGCGCGTCACGCATATACTTTGAGTAACCATAGACATAACGCTGATCAATCACATTGCCATTATCGTCTTTGACATCAACAAGACGAGCTTTATTGCCATACTGACTGCGGTGGGCTTCATCTGACACCACCACGATATTCGAGCGCTCAGAAAGAACCGGATGTGCCATTTCTTCGTCGAGTAAAGCAAACTTCTGTACGGTTGTGAAGATGATGCCACCGGACTGACGATTAAGAAGTAAATCGCGTAATGAATCACGATCTTCAGCCTGCTGAGGGATTTGCTTCAACGTTTCTTGCGCCATGGTGAAGGTATTGAATAGCTGGCCGTCTAGGTCATTACGGTCGGTAACCACTACTAAGGTTGGGTTATTCATTTCTGGTTGTTGCAGCAATTTACTTGCGTAACAGACCATCGAAATGCTTTTTCCACTTCCCTGAGTATGCCAAACCACGCCCGCTTTTTTACTTCCGGGCACCACGGTATTGGCGTAATTTGCCCGTGGCTCAGTAATTTGGTCGGACGTTGTGGCAGCCGTGACGGTTGCCTTAACAGCAGCTCGGACGGCATGGAATTGGTGATAACCTGCGATTTTTTTGATGATCTTGTCGCCATCATTTTCGAACAACACAAAGTAACGAATGTAATCGAGCAACAGTTCAGGCTTAAAGAAGCCACGCACCATGGTCTCTAGTTGGAATTCGAGTAACGGCTTATCGCCTTCGTCCTCGATGGTTTTCCATGGCAAAAAGCGCTCTTTATTAGCCGTTAACGAGCCGACTCGCGCCGTCCAGCCATCAGAAATGACCAGCGCTTCATTGAACACAAAGAGATCAGCGATTTCTTCTTTGTACGTTTGGATTTGATTGTAAGCATTCCAAATATCGGCATGATCATCAGCGGGGTTTTTCAGCTCTATCACTGCCAAAGGCAAGCCATTGATAAAGACAATTACATCTGGTCTACGATTGACTTTGGTGCCCGTGATGGTGAACTGATTGACCACTAAGAATTCGTTATTCTCATGGTTCTCAAAATCAATTAATCGAACATGGGTATGCTTGGTTACCCATTGTTCATGCTCCATCACAGAGTATTCAACGGGCACACCCTCGATTAAATATTGGTGAAATAGTTTGTTGTTTTTAATCAGTACAGGCGTTTGCGGCGTGGCAACGATTTTCGCTACTTCAATTAAGGTGTCACAAGGTACATTAGGGTTTAAGGTTTCCAATGCCGACACTAAACGCGCCTGTAGCGTGACTTGCTGATAGTTTTCACGTTCAGGCGTATCACCATCTGGTGCGATGTCATAGCCATTTTGGTATTGGTAGCCTAGCTCTTTAAACCAATCGAGGCATTGTTGTTCTAGTTGGTCTTCAGTAATCATTAAGCCTTTATCCTTATTATTTATTCCATGCGCTCTTAATCAACCGTCCAGTTTGGTTATAAATGCCAACTTGCTCAATGTAATGGTGGAAATCCCTATTTTCAGAGACGATTCGGTTTGCAGATTGCCAATCCACGTTGACTCTCTCTTGAGCTGGAATGAGTATTTGGCTATCAAACAAAGATTCAGTATCCAGAATCAGAACGCCAATCCCGTGCAAGCTCGACAACATTTGCAGCTCACCTTCAACGTCGCTATTTAAGCCCGTGGCAACAAGATAGCCGAAATTGGCCCAACTCGAATTCGATACGGCTTGGAAAAAGTATTTTCGTACATTGCTTTTGGTAAGATGTTTCTTCACTTCAAAAGACCAAAGTCGAACCGAGCTGTGATTCCCACTACGCACACAGCTTCTCACAATTTCATCCCAACCTTGGTCGAGCGGCTCTAACGCCACCACATCAGGATGTAACCAGTGATTGCCACCGTTTCCATGAGAGTTTTTAGATTTACGCTCGTCAATGCGCTGACAGTAAAGACCCAGATCCTTACTGAGGTACTCAATCAACATTGGGTAGAGATCGTTCTCGCTTAAGCTTTGCGGCACCAGAGGCGTATCGATGTCTGATTCAACTGCATCGCTAAGATCATCTTCCTGATGAGCAGATGTAGGCTTCTGCTCCCAGTAATAAACCCGAGGTCTTGGTTTGTCACGAGTGGCGACATTAGGACAAACGATTTTCGCTCTTTCAGTACGTTCCCCACCAATTTCTGCCGCGAGCTGGGCGATAAGCTTTTCTTCGGTGTTGTATCGCGGGTTTGCTTGCTTCTCAGCGATTTCTTCTGGATATCGAAGCACAAATTCTTTGGCTAAATCCCGAGCAGTAAACTTCTTGTCGGGGTTCGCCTTGAGCGTTTCGATAATCATTTCTACTCGGGTTGCCATTATTCGACCTCTGCTAATTCTTGAGCTTGTCCTAACTCGATTTCGCCGGAAAGCAATTTAGGAAGTAGCGTGTCACGCATAGCTGCAAGCTGTACATTTTGATTAAGAAGAGAGCCTTTTTGCTTAACTAAATTACCCACAACATCGTTAAATTTATTCAGTAGCTCACTTGATGGAAGTGCAAATTCATACGAGTTGAAGTCGCCTTTTTTGAAGAATGCTCTCGCGCTGCCAGACGCTAACCCCATATTAAGTTTCACCAATCCATCCACCATATATTTGGTGTAGAAACGCAAGCTTTCATCTTTAGGTCTAAAACACCACATGTTCTGATTACGCAACGCTGGCAGTTGATGAGGATAGATCATAGCTGTTTTGCCAATACTCGCTGCAACCATTACAACGTGATAATCATACGCTTCACAGAGATACTTTTTATGACTTTCAAGGAACTCATCAGGAAGGTAAACATCGTCACCTAACCGCTCGACCGAGTTGGATGAATCAAAGTTTTTAGTTCTGAGTACGAACGTACCTTCTTTTACGTAGTCTGGACTCTTGAATGCAAATCCATTCAATAAATCGATGACCTTAGATAGCTTAGTTACTTCCCACCCATCAGGAATCAAACCCAACTCAGACTCAACGAGCTTTTCTGGGAATAGCGAGGCAGTCGCTTCATCCATTCCCTTTGGTTGTTCGCCATTCATCTTGGCTTTTACGGGGTCGAAATCGACAAACCATGACTTGAAGATAGCCTGTGCCATTTGTTCTAGGGTTTGGTTGGTTTGTGTATTGAGCGCTATCTTGTCATCAAGGTCACCTAACTGCTTGGAAATAGCTTTCTCTCTGTCGATACCTAGTTCGTTTACCAATAATGAGCTTAAATGATTGCGATTTAGTGTAGGAACACCAGAGCCAACATTAAATTTTGTAAAATCAATACTACGCATTAAATAATAAATATAACGAGGATCATGTCCTTTGAAGTCTTTGACCCAAAGAGTAGTATTCAAAGGCCAAAATGGTTCCTGAATGTATTGACCGCCACCAATACTTCCGCTTCGGCCAATTACTACTCCGGGAGCATCGACTTTGGCTGTATTGTGGTATCCCCCAATACCTGTAGAAGCGATAACAGGAACTGTACCCTCAGCTCTATCTCCCTTAGGAAGATCAAACCCTCTTTGTAAGGTAATAAACTCATTCAGTGGTGTTTTTTCAAAGCTCATAACCTAACCCCGCTAGGTTCTTCTTGATCTCAGCTTCTAGCGTTGCGGATTCTGCAAATTGCTCACTCAACTTAGCCGTTAGCGCTGCCATCTTCTCACCAAATGGAACACCATCGTCTAGCTCTTCAGCAGCGCCAACATAACGTCCCGGAGTGAGCACAAAATCGTGTTTCTTAATCTCTTCCAAAGTTGCTGATTTGCAGAAGCCTGCTTGGTCTTCATAAGCGATACCATTTACTTCCGCGCCAGTTTTCCATGCATGGTAAAGGTCTGCGACTTTCTGAATGTCATCACGAGTGAAATCACGCAGAACGCGGTCTTTCATATAGCCAAGGTTGCGCGCATCAATAAATAACACTTCACCTTTGCGATCACGCAGCTTACGACCTGATTTATCGGTACGAGCTTTTTTGTTTTTGGTTAAGAACCAGATACAGGCCGGAATCTGCGTGTTGGTAAACAGTTGTCCCGGAAGCGCAACCATACACTCCACTAAATCGTTCTCGACCAGCGCAGCACGAATTTCGCCTTCGTTGTTAGTGGTCGAACTCATCGAACCATTGGCAAGTAACAAGGCTTGTGAGCCATCAGGTGCAAGGTGGTAAAGCATATGCTGCATCCAAGCAAAGTTAGCGTTACCTGAAGGAGGTGTGCCGTATACCCAGCGTGGATCATTATCATCGACACCTGTATTCCACTCTTTCATGTTGAAAGGTGGGTTAGCCATGATGAAGTCAGCTCGTAAATCAGGGTGTTGGTCGTTGGTATAGGTGCTGGCAGGCTCCTTACCAAAGTCATAATCCAATCCACGGATTGCCATGTTCATCGCAGCAAGCTGCCATGTGGTGTAGTTGTATTCCTGACCGTAAATCGAGATTCGTTGCTTTTGCGTTAACGGGTCAATCTCTTTTTGGTTCGCGCGGCGCTCAATAAATCTCTCTGATTGTACAAAGAAACCACCGGAACCCATCGCTGGGTCATACACACGGCCTTCAAACGGTTCAATCATCTCAACAATCAGCGAAACGATTGATGCTGGCGTGTAGAACTGACCGCCTTTCTTACCTTCAGCAAGCGCAAACTGGCCTAAGAAGTATTCGTAAATATGACCAAGAATATCTTTGCTATTAAGCGATTTATGATTGAATGGGATGGTCGCAATTAGGTTAATCAGTTCATTCAGTTTTGCCTGATCAATTTTTAGCGATGCGTAGTGCTTGTTGAGGACACCTTTGAGCTTCTGGTTGTCGCGCTCAATCCCCTCCAATGCATTATCAATCAGGTGACCAACAGACGTAATTTTCTTCGTCTTACCATCAATAACCAAATCGGCACCGCCAATGACCATCGGGCCATTGCCTTGCAGGAACTTCCAACGAGATTCAGTAGGCAACCAAAACACGTTTTTCTCTTTGTAGTAATCGCGCTGTTCCAGCTCAATCGCGATTTCTTGTTCAAGCTCTTCAGCCGTGTAACCCTCAGGATCGAAGAAATACTCGTGGTCAGGGTTAGCAAAGTCTTGTTTTAGTTCTTCTTGGCGCAACATGAAGGCGTCAGACACGTATTTAACGAAAATTAAGCCAAGCACCGCATGTTTGTATTGAGAGGCATCGAGTGACGCACGGAGTTTGTCTGCGGCTGTCCAGAGCTTGCTTTCCAGCTCTTTGAGGAATAGTTGTTCTTGTTCGTTCATTACGGGTTTCTTGAGTTCGAAAAGTTGGCCTTATGATACCAGTAACTACGCAAATTTCCTTGAGTTCTTCCTTACTTAACAGTGATTTTTATGAAGTAAGGAGCACATTATGGCTGCTTGGAATAAAGGTAAAAGAGTTGGGCAGAAGAAAGCGTTTAAATTGGAAGACATTTGACGAATTCGAATTCGGTTGGAGCTTGAAGAACGACTGTTCGAGTTAGCGCTTTTCAACCTTGCCATAGATAGCAAACTCAGAGCGTGTGACTTGCGTAACCTAAAGGTACAAGACGTAAGCCACAGTGGCTGCGTGATGTCACGAGCTATTGTGAAGCAACAGAAAACCCATCAAGAAGTGCACTTCGAGATCACGCCTAAGACCCAACAAACCTTGTCTCAATGGATTATCCTTAATGGTCTGACACAAACCGACTACGTCTTCC
The sequence above is drawn from the Vibrio sinaloensis genome and encodes:
- a CDS encoding type I restriction-modification system subunit M gives rise to the protein MNEQEQLFLKELESKLWTAADKLRASLDASQYKHAVLGLIFVKYVSDAFMLRQEELKQDFANPDHEYFFDPEGYTAEELEQEIAIELEQRDYYKEKNVFWLPTESRWKFLQGNGPMVIGGADLVIDGKTKKITSVGHLIDNALEGIERDNQKLKGVLNKHYASLKIDQAKLNELINLIATIPFNHKSLNSKDILGHIYEYFLGQFALAEGKKGGQFYTPASIVSLIVEMIEPFEGRVYDPAMGSGGFFVQSERFIERRANQKEIDPLTQKQRISIYGQEYNYTTWQLAAMNMAIRGLDYDFGKEPASTYTNDQHPDLRADFIMANPPFNMKEWNTGVDDNDPRWVYGTPPSGNANFAWMQHMLYHLAPDGSQALLLANGSMSSTTNNEGEIRAALVENDLVECMVALPGQLFTNTQIPACIWFLTKNKKARTDKSGRKLRDRKGEVLFIDARNLGYMKDRVLRDFTRDDIQKVADLYHAWKTGAEVNGIAYEDQAGFCKSATLEEIKKHDFVLTPGRYVGAAEELDDGVPFGEKMAALTAKLSEQFAESATLEAEIKKNLAGLGYEL
- a CDS encoding helix-turn-helix transcriptional regulator, yielding MLPIDSRFIRKPEVLKRLGISHATLHRHINNGTFVTPISLGARAVGFLEHEVDAIIIARMQQQDIVAVVQDLLKKRNGEG
- a CDS encoding toprim domain-containing protein — translated: MFDMLEAMRSAGLEVKHLNLDGEIHRVPTVSKPNSLNGWYTAINNELIVFGDWESNTKTVLSSRATPYSPEIQFKITREIELKKQEIRRKQHNAAIDAQQIYKQSLKVDKHPYLDAKGLVPYPNILCSAGKLAIPVFELSKEQARIGNLQLIDYKGHKRFLPGGRIKGFCYSYGLSNVDSCRAIYVCEGVATALSLHMNNRNIAVAAALTANNLDSVTKTIVSLFPSTQVIIAGDDDWLTEQKTGKNPGKHAAIEAAMKYNVNVSFPPFDASDKKLGLTDWNDYYLTVSGSREHVRTD
- a CDS encoding type I restriction endonuclease subunit R; translated protein: MITEDQLEQQCLDWFKELGYQYQNGYDIAPDGDTPERENYQQVTLQARLVSALETLNPNVPCDTLIEVAKIVATPQTPVLIKNNKLFHQYLIEGVPVEYSVMEHEQWVTKHTHVRLIDFENHENNEFLVVNQFTITGTKVNRRPDVIVFINGLPLAVIELKNPADDHADIWNAYNQIQTYKEEIADLFVFNEALVISDGWTARVGSLTANKERFLPWKTIEDEGDKPLLEFQLETMVRGFFKPELLLDYIRYFVLFENDGDKIIKKIAGYHQFHAVRAAVKATVTAATTSDQITEPRANYANTVVPGSKKAGVVWHTQGSGKSISMVCYASKLLQQPEMNNPTLVVVTDRNDLDGQLFNTFTMAQETLKQIPQQAEDRDSLRDLLLNRQSGGIIFTTVQKFALLDEEMAHPVLSERSNIVVVSDEAHRSQYGNKARLVDVKDDNGNVIDQRYVYGYSKYMRDALPNAAFIGFTGTPISLDDKDTRGVFGDYVSIYDIQDAVDDGATVPIYYESRLAKLDINQDEIEALNDQVEEEIGEDEETESREKIKSQWSALEKLVGAEPRIQQVAQDLVEHFTTRCETFPGKAMIVAMSREICVDLYDAIVSIKPEWHSEDPNKGAIKIVMTGSAADKAKMQPHIHDKKTKKLFEKRYKDASDELQLVIVRDMWLTGFDAPCCHTMYIDKPMKGHNLMQAIARVNRVFKDKPGGLVVDYIGIANELKNALKTYTNSQGKGQPTVDTAEALAVFMEKIDVIRGMFATPVDGEVLNYRPDFETKPLQLLPGAVNHISGLSHRNSKGEEVRDGKRRFLDVMAALMKAFSLCNTLDEVDGYKSEIAFYGAIKTAFLKHSTVDKKRSDELRNSALRQILNNAIVADGVDDIFKTVGLDKPNIGLLSEEFLEDVKNMKEKNLAVELLEKLLRDEVKARMKNDVVQEKKYSDRILESLRKYHNRSIETAQVIEELIQWAKEMQADAEMMDKLNLSTDEIAFYRALVTNEASVRTLGDDNLRQLAIELTHQLRKSATVDWQKRESVRARMRNLVRRLLRRWKYPPDAAEEAIKLVLEQAEAMADGWYSS
- a CDS encoding restriction endonuclease subunit S — translated: MSFEKTPLNEFITLQRGFDLPKGDRAEGTVPVIASTGIGGYHNTAKVDAPGVVIGRSGSIGGGQYIQEPFWPLNTTLWVKDFKGHDPRYIYYLMRSIDFTKFNVGSGVPTLNRNHLSSLLVNELGIDREKAISKQLGDLDDKIALNTQTNQTLEQMAQAIFKSWFVDFDPVKAKMNGEQPKGMDEATASLFPEKLVESELGLIPDGWEVTKLSKVIDLLNGFAFKSPDYVKEGTFVLRTKNFDSSNSVERLGDDVYLPDEFLESHKKYLCEAYDYHVVMVAASIGKTAMIYPHQLPALRNQNMWCFRPKDESLRFYTKYMVDGLVKLNMGLASGSARAFFKKGDFNSYEFALPSSELLNKFNDVVGNLVKQKGSLLNQNVQLAAMRDTLLPKLLSGEIELGQAQELAEVE
- a CDS encoding COG2958 family protein; this encodes MATRVEMIIETLKANPDKKFTARDLAKEFVLRYPEEIAEKQANPRYNTEEKLIAQLAAEIGGERTERAKIVCPNVATRDKPRPRVYYWEQKPTSAHQEDDLSDAVESDIDTPLVPQSLSENDLYPMLIEYLSKDLGLYCQRIDERKSKNSHGNGGNHWLHPDVVALEPLDQGWDEIVRSCVRSGNHSSVRLWSFEVKKHLTKSNVRKYFFQAVSNSSWANFGYLVATGLNSDVEGELQMLSSLHGIGVLILDTESLFDSQILIPAQERVNVDWQSANRIVSENRDFHHYIEQVGIYNQTGRLIKSAWNK
- a CDS encoding helicase RepA family protein, with translation MSEPINVVELVSQPPSSGISVKPFSWQYGTEGYNVELDYLLEGILPAKSFGVVYGPSGSYKSFLVMSWCAHISSGMDWDGKKTKRSGVLYVVAEGGIGAPRRVKAFEKAYLNGRKLDNFFVVNEPVHISSIHSEQMLEATIEDIEKKCSTKIELVVFDTLARCFNGADENSTKDMNYFVAGCDTLKANKGVTVLVVHHSGKNEANAARGSSALRAACDFEYKVTRPDSSSEGEPTLILKCEKMKDDEPLPERAYSLKPQHVFTQESGKSVYSLVVVPEQFAPPPNVDTSSEIKSKTQTAIWQSIRSRQCKSECTTKDLIRDDLKVMGMKVSNFSRDLQLLVENEHIREVDGQYVCVSHR